A region of Streptomyces paludis DNA encodes the following proteins:
- the rpsO gene encoding 30S ribosomal protein S15, whose product MPLDAATKKTIITEFGTKEGDTGSPEVQVAMLSRRISDLTEHLKVHKHDHHSRRGLLILVGQRRRLLQYLAKKDIQRFRALVDRLGIRRGAAGGAK is encoded by the coding sequence GTGCCGCTCGACGCCGCTACAAAGAAGACGATCATCACCGAGTTCGGCACCAAGGAGGGCGACACCGGCTCCCCCGAGGTCCAGGTCGCCATGCTGTCGCGCCGGATCTCGGACCTGACCGAGCACCTCAAGGTCCACAAGCACGACCACCACTCGCGTCGTGGCCTGCTGATCCTGGTCGGCCAGCGCCGCCGCCTTCTCCAGTACCTGGCCAAGAAGGACATCCAGCGCTTCCGTGCCCTGGTCGACCGCCTCGGCATCCGCCGCGGCGCGGCCGGCGGGGCCAAGTAA